In the genome of Dickeya fangzhongdai, one region contains:
- a CDS encoding dihydrodipicolinate synthase family protein, with product MSEFFGVFPYLVSPIKANGDVDKTVLAELVEHLIASGVHGLTPLGSTGEFAYLTAKQRFDVVSTVVDAARGRVPVIAGVAATTIQDAVAQTQAYLGLGVDGILAILEAYFPLTDAGVESYFRAIAEAAHPTPVVLYTNPHFQRSDLSLPVIERLSHVDNIRYIKDASTNTGRLLSIIERTEGRMQVFAASAHIPACVMLIGGVGWMAGPACIVPRQSLALYEAAKRGDWQLAMELQRPLWRVNEIFAKYSVAACIKAALEMQGFAVGNPIAPQQPLNHHAREEIASVLKLVGAL from the coding sequence ATGAGCGAATTCTTCGGCGTATTTCCCTATCTGGTTTCACCTATAAAAGCGAATGGCGATGTGGACAAAACCGTCCTCGCCGAACTGGTCGAGCACCTTATCGCCAGCGGCGTACATGGTTTGACGCCGCTTGGCAGCACCGGCGAATTCGCTTATCTGACCGCAAAGCAGCGTTTTGATGTCGTCAGCACCGTGGTTGACGCGGCGCGCGGCCGGGTGCCGGTGATCGCCGGCGTAGCCGCCACCACCATTCAGGATGCGGTGGCGCAGACGCAGGCTTACCTCGGCCTGGGCGTCGACGGCATTCTGGCGATACTTGAGGCTTATTTCCCGTTGACCGATGCCGGCGTGGAGAGCTACTTTCGGGCGATTGCCGAAGCCGCGCATCCCACGCCCGTGGTGCTGTACACCAATCCTCATTTCCAGCGTTCCGACTTAAGCCTGCCGGTGATCGAGCGTTTAAGCCACGTGGATAACATCCGTTACATCAAGGATGCGTCCACCAATACCGGCCGGTTATTGTCGATCATCGAACGCACCGAAGGACGCATGCAGGTTTTCGCCGCCTCGGCCCATATTCCCGCCTGCGTCATGCTGATCGGCGGCGTCGGCTGGATGGCCGGCCCGGCCTGTATCGTGCCGCGTCAGAGCCTGGCGCTGTACGAGGCGGCCAAACGCGGCGACTGGCAACTGGCGATGGAACTGCAACGCCCGTTGTGGCGGGTGAATGAAATTTTCGCCAAATACTCGGTGGCCGCCTGCATCAAGGCCGCGCTGGAGATGCAGGGATTCGCGGTCGGCAACCCGATTGCTCCGCAACAGCCGCTGAATCATCACGCGCGGGAAGAGATCGCCAGCGTGCTGAAACTGGTGGGCGCTCTGTGA
- a CDS encoding nucleoside hydrolase, which translates to MKSIPIIIDCDPGIDDALALLSAFVAPQLAIQGITVVNGNQPLPNTLRNALQIVELGERTDIPVFAGCWQPMLREPIHGQFHGKNGLGDSDFPAPRKAAEMQHAVNFLIARCRAAAQSGERITLCSLGPLTNLASAFCIAPDIVDGIERIVSMGGACRELGNRTMTSEFNMLADPHAAHIVFSQELPMTLLPLDATHQVILTPERVSELVTHAGRLRAPLSQLMAFWDRNDVKRYGSRGGPLHDPLVIAWVLRPDLFQTERARVLVEHQSELCMGQSVMDIYGKSGLSANVDVVTGVAVDEVFQLFCQLFSAYGTA; encoded by the coding sequence GTGAAGTCGATTCCCATCATCATCGATTGCGACCCCGGTATTGACGACGCGCTGGCGTTACTGAGCGCGTTTGTCGCCCCACAGCTGGCGATTCAGGGCATTACCGTGGTGAACGGTAATCAGCCGTTGCCCAACACGCTGCGCAATGCGCTGCAGATCGTCGAACTGGGCGAGCGTACCGATATTCCGGTGTTTGCCGGTTGCTGGCAACCGATGTTGCGCGAGCCGATCCACGGTCAGTTTCATGGCAAGAATGGGTTGGGCGACAGCGATTTTCCCGCGCCGCGTAAAGCGGCGGAAATGCAGCACGCGGTTAACTTTCTGATCGCCCGTTGCCGGGCGGCGGCGCAGAGCGGCGAACGCATTACGTTGTGCTCGCTGGGGCCGCTGACCAACCTGGCCAGCGCCTTCTGTATCGCGCCCGATATCGTGGACGGCATCGAACGAATTGTATCAATGGGCGGCGCCTGCCGGGAGCTGGGCAACCGCACCATGACGTCGGAATTCAACATGCTGGCCGACCCGCACGCGGCGCACATCGTCTTTTCGCAGGAACTGCCGATGACGCTGTTGCCGCTGGACGCCACCCATCAGGTGATTCTGACGCCGGAGCGCGTCAGCGAACTGGTGACTCACGCCGGGCGATTGCGCGCTCCGCTGAGTCAACTGATGGCGTTTTGGGATCGCAATGACGTTAAACGTTACGGCTCCCGCGGCGGGCCGCTGCATGACCCGCTGGTGATCGCCTGGGTATTGCGCCCCGATTTGTTCCAGACCGAACGGGCGCGGGTGCTGGTGGAGCATCAGAGCGAACTGTGTATGGGACAGAGCGTAATGGATATCTACGGTAAATCCGGCCTGTCGGCGAACGTCGATGTGGTCACCGGCGTGGCGGTCGACGAGGTGTTTCAGTTGTTCTGTCAGCTGTTTTCAGCTTATGGAACCGCGTGA
- a CDS encoding nucleoside hydrolase, translated as MTRQRIIIDTDPGVDDAIALWLALASPELDVLGITVVAGNVALENTLANARRIVALSGRDDVPVFAGAKRPLIGPQRYGKYAHIGAFSDELVPAGECRVVQEHAVDFIVRTARRAAEEQNPITFCAIGPMTNLALALIQHPDVARGIRQVVTMSCAFTALGHRTPWAEFNIYADPHAARRVFGSGIPLVIMPLDMTFQALITQQEIDVLQRDAGRPGEAIARLLGAFDRSDMARFGREGGPVHDATTVAWLLQPSLFAGREALVGVTVAGETAGHTWADFYGKLSQAPNAQVMQSVDEPGFLSLLVRVLSRYGRPDIPERHA; from the coding sequence ATGACACGTCAGCGAATCATTATTGACACCGATCCCGGCGTAGACGACGCCATTGCGCTGTGGCTGGCGCTGGCCTCGCCGGAACTGGACGTATTGGGTATTACGGTGGTGGCCGGCAACGTGGCGCTGGAGAATACGCTGGCGAACGCCCGGCGGATTGTGGCGCTGTCCGGTCGTGATGACGTGCCGGTGTTCGCCGGTGCGAAAAGGCCGCTGATCGGTCCGCAGCGCTACGGCAAGTACGCCCATATCGGCGCATTCAGCGATGAGCTGGTGCCGGCGGGCGAGTGCCGGGTCGTGCAGGAGCACGCGGTGGATTTTATCGTTCGCACCGCACGTCGGGCGGCGGAAGAACAGAACCCGATTACCTTTTGCGCCATCGGGCCGATGACCAATCTGGCGCTGGCGCTGATTCAGCACCCGGACGTCGCGCGCGGCATCCGTCAGGTGGTGACCATGAGCTGCGCCTTTACCGCGCTCGGCCACCGCACGCCGTGGGCGGAATTCAATATCTATGCCGATCCGCACGCCGCCCGCCGGGTATTCGGCAGCGGCATTCCTTTGGTGATCATGCCGCTGGACATGACGTTTCAGGCGCTGATTACCCAACAGGAGATCGACGTTTTGCAACGTGACGCCGGGCGGCCCGGTGAGGCCATCGCCCGCCTGTTGGGCGCTTTTGACCGCAGCGACATGGCGCGTTTCGGCCGCGAAGGCGGTCCGGTGCATGACGCCACCACCGTGGCCTGGCTATTGCAACCGTCGCTGTTTGCCGGACGGGAGGCGCTGGTCGGGGTGACCGTCGCCGGTGAAACCGCCGGGCATACCTGGGCGGATTTTTATGGCAAGCTGTCGCAGGCGCCTAATGCGCAGGTGATGCAGTCGGTAGATGAACCCGGTTTTCTGTCGTTGCTGGTCCGGGTGCTCAGCCGCTACGGCCGGCCGGATATCCCGGAGCGTCACGCGTAG
- a CDS encoding ABC transporter permease, giving the protein MARFLLSRFLQTLITLAVMSVLVFAGVYLVGNPVDLLLGSNATPAEREAVIRAFGLDKTLWQQYLLFVTHALQGDLGNSFIFNQPALHLILQRMPATLELALVAFLLSLLIGIPLGVFAGLRPDSLAAKSVMTVSILGFSLPTFWIGMMMIMLFSVKLGWLPSSGRGDTVTVAGVPLSLLTSDGWQHLLLPALNLALFKISLIIRLTRAGVRECLQQDYVRFARAKGLSERRILFVHVLKNTLIPLITVIGLELGALIAFAVVTETIYAWPGMGKLIIDSIAVLDRPVILAYLMMTVVMFSLINLLVDVLYAVVDPRIRLGGGQ; this is encoded by the coding sequence ATGGCCCGCTTTTTACTCAGTCGTTTTCTGCAAACCCTGATAACGCTGGCGGTCATGTCGGTGCTGGTTTTCGCCGGCGTGTATCTGGTCGGCAACCCGGTGGATTTGCTGTTGGGCAGCAACGCCACCCCGGCCGAGCGCGAGGCGGTGATCCGCGCGTTCGGGCTGGATAAAACCTTGTGGCAACAGTACCTGCTGTTTGTTACCCACGCGCTGCAGGGCGATTTGGGCAACTCCTTCATTTTCAACCAACCGGCGCTACACCTGATTTTGCAACGCATGCCCGCCACGCTGGAACTGGCGCTGGTGGCGTTTCTGCTGTCGCTGCTGATCGGTATTCCGCTGGGGGTGTTCGCCGGCCTGCGTCCGGACAGCCTGGCGGCGAAATCGGTGATGACGGTGTCGATTCTGGGCTTTAGCCTGCCGACGTTCTGGATCGGCATGATGATGATCATGCTGTTCAGCGTGAAGCTGGGGTGGCTGCCGTCGTCGGGACGGGGCGACACCGTGACGGTGGCGGGCGTGCCGCTGAGCCTGCTGACGTCGGACGGCTGGCAGCACCTGCTGCTGCCGGCGCTCAATCTGGCGTTGTTCAAGATTTCGCTGATTATCCGCCTGACCCGCGCCGGCGTGCGCGAGTGCCTGCAACAGGACTACGTACGTTTTGCCCGCGCCAAGGGGCTGTCGGAGCGCCGCATCCTGTTTGTGCACGTGCTGAAAAATACGTTGATCCCGCTGATTACGGTGATTGGCCTGGAACTGGGCGCGCTGATCGCCTTTGCGGTGGTGACCGAAACCATTTACGCCTGGCCGGGGATGGGCAAACTGATTATCGACTCCATCGCGGTGCTGGATCGCCCGGTGATTCTGGCCTACCTGATGATGACGGTGGTGATGTTCAGCCTGATCAATCTGCTGGTGGACGTGCTATACGCGGTGGTGGATCCGCGCATCCGGTTAGGAGGAGGGCAATGA
- a CDS encoding ABC transporter permease, translated as MSMSGRSVHTPSAAPAARSALARTLSMLFHDRLSRLGLFTLTLIVALALLAPWIAPQNPYDLTQLMIMDNRLPPGSTGMGGLTYWLGTDDQGRDLLSAILYGTRTSLTVGVSSALAALIIGMAAGMLSAWLGGKTDALLMRIVDIQLSFPPILIALILLAVLGQGVDKIILALVITQWAYYARTIRASALLESRRNYVDAARGMAFSAPRILFRHMLPNCLPPLIVVATMRIAYAIMLEATLSFLGIGLPITEPSLGLLIANGFDYLLSGDYWISLFPGVMLLLLIVAINLIGDALRDALNTRQEE; from the coding sequence ATGAGCATGTCGGGACGCTCGGTACATACCCCATCCGCCGCGCCGGCGGCGCGTTCGGCGCTGGCGCGTACGCTGTCGATGCTGTTTCATGACCGGCTGTCGCGGCTGGGGCTGTTTACGCTGACATTGATTGTGGCGCTGGCGCTGCTGGCGCCCTGGATTGCGCCGCAGAATCCGTATGACCTGACCCAACTGATGATCATGGATAACCGCCTGCCGCCGGGTTCAACCGGCATGGGCGGGCTGACTTACTGGCTCGGCACCGACGATCAGGGCCGCGATTTGCTGAGCGCCATTCTTTACGGCACCCGCACCAGCCTGACAGTCGGCGTCAGCAGCGCGCTGGCGGCGCTGATCATCGGCATGGCCGCCGGTATGTTGAGCGCCTGGCTGGGCGGCAAAACCGATGCGCTGCTGATGCGTATCGTCGATATCCAGCTCAGCTTTCCGCCCATTCTTATCGCCCTGATTCTGCTGGCGGTGCTGGGGCAGGGGGTGGACAAAATTATTCTGGCGCTGGTGATTACCCAGTGGGCGTACTACGCCCGCACCATTCGCGCCTCCGCTCTGCTGGAGAGCCGCCGTAATTATGTGGATGCGGCGCGCGGCATGGCGTTTTCCGCTCCGCGCATTCTGTTTCGCCATATGCTGCCCAACTGCCTGCCGCCGTTGATTGTGGTCGCCACCATGCGCATTGCGTACGCCATCATGCTGGAGGCGACGCTGTCGTTTCTCGGCATTGGCCTGCCGATTACCGAACCGTCGCTGGGGTTGTTGATCGCCAACGGGTTTGACTATCTGCTGTCCGGGGATTACTGGATCAGCCTGTTCCCCGGCGTAATGCTGCTGTTGCTGATTGTGGCGATTAACCTGATCGGCGACGCCCTGCGTGATGCGCTGAATACCAGACAAGAGGAGTGA
- a CDS encoding ABC transporter ATP-binding protein — protein MNQPVLRVEQLNTAFRVNGEWLKVVQDLSFDIGERETVALVGESGSGKSVTALSIMRLLAGPQVRTTGRVLFDGRDLLALPVREMQRIRGNHIGMVFQEPMTSLNPVLKIGTQITEVLRRHRGMDHAGARAEAVHLLEKVRIPAARSRLDEYPLSFSGGMRQRVVIAIALACNPRLLIVDEPTTALDVTIQAQILALIKTLQDEQGMSILFITHDMGVVAEVADRTMVMYHGEGVEMADTRQLFRAPQHPYSKTLFSAVPRLGEMADSRLPRRFALFGQPAAASEPLADTVTPGEPVLAVRDLIKRFDVKSGWLRRVTGRVHAVEKVSFSLQPGETLSLVGESGCGKSTTGRAILRLLEPNGGAVSLCGENMLAAGASTLAGLRMRAQMIFQDPYDSLNPRLTVGSAIAEPMISHGLASARQAPQKVAELLEKVELQADMADRYPHQFSGGQRQRLCIARALALNPQVIIADEAVSALDMTVKAQIVNLLLDLQQQLGLAYLFISHDMAVVERISHRVAVMYQGEIVEIGPRQAVFNDPQHPYTRRLLAAVPVPDPEKRVLRSTQADELHSPLRPADYQPPTRRYQQVGDGHLVLVS, from the coding sequence GTGAATCAGCCGGTGCTGCGCGTTGAACAACTGAACACCGCTTTTCGGGTCAACGGTGAGTGGCTGAAGGTGGTGCAGGATCTGTCGTTTGACATTGGCGAACGGGAAACCGTGGCGCTGGTGGGCGAGTCCGGCTCCGGCAAAAGCGTCACCGCGCTGTCCATCATGCGTCTGCTGGCCGGGCCGCAGGTGCGCACCACCGGACGGGTGCTGTTCGACGGCCGCGACCTGCTGGCGCTACCGGTCCGCGAGATGCAGCGCATCCGCGGCAATCATATCGGCATGGTGTTTCAGGAGCCGATGACCAGCCTCAACCCGGTGCTGAAAATCGGCACCCAGATTACCGAAGTCTTGCGGCGCCATCGGGGAATGGACCACGCCGGCGCCCGGGCGGAAGCGGTGCATCTGCTGGAAAAAGTGCGCATTCCCGCCGCCCGCTCCCGGCTGGACGAGTACCCGCTCAGCTTTTCCGGCGGTATGCGCCAGCGGGTGGTGATCGCCATCGCGCTGGCCTGCAATCCCCGCTTGCTGATTGTCGATGAACCGACCACGGCGCTGGATGTCACCATTCAGGCGCAAATTCTGGCGCTGATCAAAACGTTGCAGGACGAGCAAGGCATGTCGATTCTGTTCATCACCCACGACATGGGGGTGGTGGCGGAAGTGGCCGACCGCACGATGGTGATGTACCACGGCGAAGGGGTGGAAATGGCGGACACCCGCCAGCTGTTTCGCGCGCCGCAGCACCCGTACAGCAAGACGCTGTTCTCCGCGGTGCCGCGACTGGGCGAAATGGCTGATAGCCGTCTGCCGCGGCGGTTTGCGCTATTCGGGCAGCCCGCGGCGGCGAGCGAACCGCTGGCAGACACGGTAACGCCGGGAGAGCCGGTGCTGGCGGTGCGCGATCTGATCAAGCGTTTTGACGTGAAAAGCGGCTGGCTACGGCGGGTGACCGGCCGGGTGCATGCGGTGGAAAAAGTTTCTTTCAGCCTGCAACCGGGGGAAACCCTATCGCTGGTGGGGGAGTCCGGTTGCGGCAAGTCCACCACCGGGCGCGCCATTCTGCGGTTGCTGGAGCCGAATGGCGGCGCGGTGTCGCTGTGCGGCGAGAACATGCTGGCGGCCGGTGCGTCGACGCTGGCCGGGTTGCGGATGCGGGCGCAGATGATTTTTCAGGACCCCTACGACAGCCTCAACCCACGGCTGACCGTGGGCAGCGCGATTGCCGAACCGATGATCAGCCACGGCCTGGCGTCAGCGCGACAGGCGCCGCAAAAAGTGGCGGAACTGCTGGAGAAGGTGGAATTGCAGGCTGACATGGCCGACCGCTATCCGCATCAGTTTTCCGGCGGTCAGCGCCAGCGCTTATGCATCGCGCGGGCGCTGGCGCTCAATCCGCAGGTGATTATCGCCGACGAAGCGGTGTCCGCGCTGGACATGACCGTCAAGGCGCAAATCGTCAACCTGCTGCTCGATTTGCAACAGCAACTGGGGCTGGCCTACCTGTTTATTTCTCACGACATGGCGGTAGTCGAGCGCATCAGCCATCGGGTGGCGGTGATGTATCAGGGCGAAATTGTGGAGATCGGCCCGCGTCAGGCGGTATTCAACGATCCGCAGCACCCGTATACCCGCCGCCTGCTGGCCGCCGTGCCGGTGCCCGACCCGGAAAAGCGCGTGCTCAGATCGACGCAGGCCGATGAACTGCACAGCCCGCTGCGCCCGGCGGACTATCAGCCGCCGACGCGCCGTTATCAGCAGGTTGGCGACGGCCATCTGGTGCTAGTATCCTGA
- a CDS encoding alpha/beta hydrolase, whose product MNRRRFLTAVTLSAVALKTGGAFGVPLPTSRPRIPLWDGLPPGGGGPSGAQRLSARGALSQIAAPYLEVFQPEKPNGQAILVAAGGGYQRIEMGKEAWPAAAWLAAQGYTAYVLAYRLPGEGWHDGNRVALQDAQRALRLIRHREQRVGVLGFSAGGHLVGMAALRHDAAYAPQDARDTLPLQVDHAALIYPVITLEKPYQHTATHRELVGRNATPAAEAEWSVQSYVSRRSPPFFLVQADDDPVSDPHNTLIMAQACRRAQVPVEMRRYPVGGHGFGLGEPGTPAAAWPAAYLSWLRRQG is encoded by the coding sequence ATGAATCGCAGACGTTTTCTGACCGCCGTTACCCTTTCTGCCGTCGCGCTGAAAACCGGGGGCGCGTTCGGTGTGCCGTTGCCGACGTCGCGTCCCCGCATCCCACTGTGGGATGGATTGCCGCCGGGCGGCGGCGGACCATCCGGCGCGCAGCGGTTGAGCGCCAGGGGCGCGCTCAGTCAGATCGCCGCCCCTTATCTTGAGGTGTTTCAGCCGGAAAAACCCAACGGTCAGGCCATACTGGTGGCGGCCGGCGGCGGCTATCAGCGTATCGAAATGGGTAAGGAGGCCTGGCCGGCAGCGGCCTGGCTGGCGGCGCAGGGCTATACCGCCTATGTGCTGGCGTACCGCTTGCCCGGCGAAGGCTGGCATGACGGCAACCGGGTGGCGTTACAGGATGCCCAGCGCGCGTTGCGCCTGATTCGTCATCGCGAGCAGCGTGTCGGCGTGCTGGGGTTTTCGGCGGGCGGGCATCTGGTGGGCATGGCGGCGCTCAGGCATGACGCCGCTTATGCGCCGCAGGATGCGCGTGATACCCTCCCGCTTCAGGTTGACCATGCCGCGCTGATCTACCCGGTGATTACGCTGGAAAAACCCTATCAGCACACCGCCACCCACCGGGAGCTGGTGGGGCGTAACGCCACGCCGGCGGCGGAAGCCGAATGGTCGGTGCAGTCCTACGTGTCGCGGCGCTCGCCGCCGTTCTTTCTGGTGCAGGCGGACGATGATCCGGTGTCCGACCCGCACAATACCCTGATCATGGCGCAGGCCTGCCGACGTGCGCAGGTGCCGGTGGAAATGCGACGTTACCCGGTCGGCGGGCACGGTTTTGGGTTGGGTGAGCCGGGCACGCCGGCAGCGGCCTGGCCGGCGGCCTACCTGAGCTGGCTGCGCCGTCAGGGGTAA
- a CDS encoding glutamine synthetase family protein, which translates to MPLRVMNANVVSGPFPDPVERCFRDEVETYLKHYPDTEHVDIYLHDLNGCVRGKRMSVSTLFSLEQGCYFPLSVYAMSLEGHVIEQSGLGKQVGEPDRLCLPVSGTLRPCASDPARHAQLLLTMKNADGAACELEPRVVLQNLLRRFHDRGLYPVAAAELEFYLRDREQPEPSLSQPSHCFLVDEPEPHVYLLDEIEQHARMQRLPLTGIVAEADAGQYELNLQHSDRVLEACEQVLTLKRMTRQLAEKFNHAACFMAKPYAHLSGSGLHVHISLQDRNGINLLAGEPGQALSETMRRSLAGMMALMPASVALLAPNVNAFRRLRQGGHAPLHASWGYNDRTVALRLPCADRDNQRIEYRLAGADANPYLVMAALLSGMWHGLEHDLPLPGNGRHDAVPLAERVALPRYQQDALALFRQCLPLQALLGREFSQLWLTCKNAELSHFESRVTEAENGWHL; encoded by the coding sequence ATGCCATTACGCGTCATGAACGCCAACGTCGTTAGCGGACCATTTCCCGACCCGGTTGAGCGATGTTTTCGCGATGAAGTGGAAACCTACCTGAAGCACTATCCTGATACCGAACATGTCGACATCTACCTCCATGACCTGAATGGCTGCGTGCGCGGTAAACGTATGTCGGTCAGCACGCTGTTTTCTCTGGAACAGGGATGCTATTTCCCGTTGTCGGTGTATGCCATGAGTCTGGAAGGGCACGTCATCGAGCAGAGCGGATTGGGTAAACAGGTGGGCGAGCCGGACCGCTTGTGCCTGCCGGTCAGCGGCACGTTGCGGCCTTGCGCCAGCGATCCGGCGCGTCACGCCCAGTTGCTGTTGACCATGAAAAATGCGGATGGCGCCGCCTGCGAGCTGGAACCGCGCGTGGTATTGCAAAACCTGCTGCGCCGTTTTCATGACCGCGGCCTGTATCCGGTGGCGGCGGCCGAACTGGAGTTTTATCTGCGCGACCGCGAGCAGCCCGAACCGTCGCTCTCCCAGCCTTCCCACTGTTTTCTGGTCGATGAGCCGGAACCGCATGTTTACCTCCTTGATGAGATCGAACAGCACGCCAGAATGCAGCGTTTGCCGCTGACCGGAATCGTCGCCGAAGCGGACGCCGGTCAGTACGAACTCAATTTGCAGCATAGCGACAGGGTGCTGGAGGCCTGTGAACAGGTGTTGACGCTGAAACGGATGACGCGACAACTGGCGGAAAAATTCAACCATGCGGCCTGTTTTATGGCTAAGCCGTACGCGCATCTGTCGGGCAGCGGCCTGCATGTGCACATCAGCTTGCAGGATAGGAACGGCATCAACCTGCTCGCCGGTGAACCGGGGCAGGCGCTCAGCGAAACGATGCGGCGATCGCTGGCGGGGATGATGGCGCTGATGCCGGCGTCGGTAGCGCTGCTGGCGCCGAATGTGAACGCGTTTCGCCGGTTGCGGCAGGGCGGACATGCGCCGCTCCACGCATCGTGGGGATACAACGATCGCACCGTGGCGCTGCGATTGCCCTGTGCGGATCGCGATAATCAGCGTATCGAGTATCGTCTGGCCGGCGCCGACGCCAATCCCTATCTGGTGATGGCGGCCCTGTTGAGCGGTATGTGGCACGGTCTTGAGCATGACCTGCCGCTTCCCGGCAACGGGCGGCACGATGCGGTTCCGCTCGCGGAGCGCGTGGCGTTGCCGCGGTATCAGCAGGATGCGCTGGCGCTGTTTCGGCAGTGTTTGCCGCTGCAAGCGTTGCTTGGCCGCGAATTTAGCCAGCTGTGGCTGACGTGCAAAAACGCGGAGTTGAGCCATTTTGAGTCACGGGTGACCGAGGCGGAAAACGGGTGGCATTTATAG
- a CDS encoding alginate lyase family protein has translation MGTITLNVNGKAGVVRLSRHSRWMLGAIAAGLITSAQAGESFCLAVKTPSKSALLSTASRPPSPQPIPVMHTEGTLPHQGIYDISNAAKRDFGYMRDLALAWRMAGDAASLSRLAVYLDDWIKTYRLSFNPIDETGLDGLIDAYQLTRNDLPEATRERTRRFLNDLTTGYLQRMQAHQQDKRGTWNNNWQSHRVKLVTMGAAALDDPRLMAAAQQAFVRQLNANVRADGEVLDFSQRDALHYVVYSLEPLVRAALAARTQGHDWLDLKGRDGQSLRAALAWLKPYADGVKTHEEFARTTVRFDIERRQAGVPGFDGLWPAKTASALYWSASLLDERYLEIARKLNATPPRWLWAAASCR, from the coding sequence GTGGGAACCATAACGTTAAACGTCAACGGTAAGGCAGGCGTTGTCCGTCTTAGTCGCCATTCCCGGTGGATGCTGGGGGCGATCGCCGCCGGTCTCATCACGTCGGCGCAGGCCGGCGAATCGTTTTGTCTGGCGGTAAAAACGCCGTCAAAATCCGCCCTGCTGTCGACCGCCTCCCGCCCGCCGTCGCCGCAACCGATACCGGTCATGCACACCGAAGGCACGCTGCCTCATCAGGGCATTTATGATATTTCCAACGCGGCCAAACGCGACTTCGGCTACATGCGCGATCTGGCGCTGGCGTGGCGCATGGCTGGGGATGCGGCGTCGCTGTCACGGCTGGCGGTCTATCTGGACGACTGGATCAAGACTTACCGCCTGAGCTTCAATCCTATTGATGAAACCGGCCTTGACGGGTTAATTGACGCCTATCAGTTGACCCGAAACGACCTGCCGGAGGCCACGCGGGAGCGTACCCGCCGTTTTCTGAACGACCTGACGACGGGGTATCTGCAACGGATGCAGGCGCATCAGCAGGATAAACGCGGCACCTGGAACAATAACTGGCAGAGTCACCGCGTCAAGCTGGTGACGATGGGGGCGGCCGCGCTGGACGATCCCCGCCTGATGGCGGCGGCGCAGCAGGCCTTTGTACGCCAACTGAACGCCAATGTCCGCGCCGATGGCGAAGTGCTGGATTTCAGCCAGCGCGATGCGCTGCACTATGTGGTGTATAGCCTGGAACCGCTGGTGCGCGCTGCGCTGGCCGCTCGCACGCAGGGGCATGACTGGCTTGATTTGAAAGGCCGTGACGGACAAAGTCTGCGCGCCGCGCTGGCGTGGCTCAAACCTTACGCCGACGGCGTGAAGACTCACGAAGAATTTGCCCGCACCACGGTGCGTTTTGATATCGAGCGTCGGCAGGCCGGGGTGCCGGGATTCGACGGATTATGGCCGGCCAAAACCGCGTCCGCCCTGTACTGGTCGGCCAGCCTGCTGGATGAGCGCTACCTGGAGATTGCCCGCAAACTCAATGCTACGCCGCCCCGATGGCTGTGGGCGGCGGCATCGTGCCGGTGA